In Clupea harengus chromosome 1, Ch_v2.0.2, whole genome shotgun sequence, one DNA window encodes the following:
- the LOC116224382 gene encoding uncharacterized protein LOC116224382, with amino-acid sequence MMARKRALLESDTDTEAVSVSEYSISESDTSVSTSRLPEDNLRSQDCGGHSGTLCPGQGGSVLAKRGVTETLISSSSSSSRNSSCSSITSEMSRPHSTSTCSVKDLPTERPHVSSSSLSTRPEEAVATLAMSSHEDSANVKSSRGEDKQRRKGIFTIHWKSKRSIAPSPVVEKPVAHSPERTRRPSLSSRLASGICRLFCCCGKGQD; translated from the exons ATGATGGCCAGAAAGAGAG CCTTGTTAGAgtctgacacagacactgagGCCGTCTCAGTCTCAGAGTACTCCATCTCAGAGTCAGACACCTCAGTGTCCACTTCCCGCCTGCCTGAGGACAACCTCCGGTCCCAGGACTGTGGTGGACACAGTGGGACTCTGTGCCCTGGACAAGGGGGCAGTGTTCTGGCAAAGAGAGGAGTCACTGAAACCCTgatcagctccagcagcagcagcagcagaaacagtAGCTGCAGCAGTATCACTAGTGAGATGAGTAGGCCTCACAGTACCTCCACCTGCTCTGTGAAAGATCTTCCTACTGAGAGACCACATGTGTCCTCCTCCAGCCTTTCCACCAGGCCAGAGGAGGCTGTTGCAACTCTAGCCATGAGCTCCCACGAG GACTCAGCAAATGTGAAGTCCTCAAGAGGAGAGGATAAACAGCGGAGAAAAGGGATCTTTACAATCCACTGGAAATCTAAA AGATCTATAGCTCCATCGCCAG TGGTGGAGAAGCCTGTTGCCCATTCCCCAGAGAGGACCAGGAGGCCATCGCTGTCATCACGCTTAGCCTCTGGCATCTGCAGACTCTTTTGCTGCTGTGGTAAAGGTCAGGATTGA